The proteins below are encoded in one region of Chryseobacterium wanjuense:
- a CDS encoding phosphopantetheine-binding protein, giving the protein MEREKIVAIVNDFLVNEFEVDGDEISNEANLKTTLGLDSLDYIDMVVVIESNFGVKLGEADFKKMITFDDFYSTIENKIAEKKA; this is encoded by the coding sequence ATGGAAAGGGAAAAAATTGTTGCGATCGTCAACGACTTTTTGGTTAATGAGTTTGAGGTAGACGGCGATGAAATCAGCAATGAGGCAAATTTAAAAACGACTTTAGGCTTAGACAGCTTAGATTATATTGATATGGTTGTGGTGATAGAATCTAATTTCGGAGTGAAATTGGGCGAAGCAGACTTCAAGAAAATGATCACTTTTGATGACTTCTACTCAACTATCGAGAACAAAATCGCTGAAAAAAAAGCTTAA
- a CDS encoding LpxL/LpxP family acyltransferase: MNKWKGKSKGTILGYKIFVWCIRNIGIRSSYFVLYFVAAYYFIFEKKSNRYISYYFKKRLSYDSWKTKLSVYKSYFTFGKVLIDKTAISAGLRDKYTYEFDGIENLRNLLAEKKGGVLISAHIGNFEIAEHFFAEIDFDCQINLVTTDQEVTVIKEYLESVSVKKSNIKFIYVKGDMSHIFDINEALSKNELICFTGDRYFEGSKFLEGDLLGKSAKFPAGPFLIASRLGVPVVYVYVMKEKNLHYHLFARVAQNVKKRDAQGLLNSYTQNLESMIKKYPLQWFNYFDFWDDID; the protein is encoded by the coding sequence ATGAACAAGTGGAAAGGTAAATCTAAAGGCACAATATTAGGATACAAAATATTCGTCTGGTGCATTAGAAATATCGGGATCCGGAGTTCATATTTTGTGCTTTATTTTGTTGCTGCCTATTACTTTATATTCGAAAAAAAGAGCAACCGGTATATTTCATACTATTTCAAAAAAAGACTCAGCTACGACTCCTGGAAGACAAAACTTTCTGTTTATAAAAGTTATTTCACCTTTGGAAAGGTTTTGATTGATAAAACAGCTATTTCCGCGGGATTAAGAGATAAATATACCTACGAATTCGACGGAATAGAAAATCTTCGAAACCTTTTGGCAGAAAAAAAAGGCGGCGTACTTATTAGTGCCCACATCGGAAATTTCGAAATCGCAGAACATTTTTTTGCTGAGATTGATTTCGATTGCCAGATTAATTTAGTGACTACAGACCAGGAAGTTACGGTCATTAAAGAATATCTTGAAAGTGTTTCTGTTAAAAAAAGCAATATCAAATTTATTTACGTAAAAGGCGATATGTCGCATATTTTCGACATCAATGAAGCGTTGTCGAAAAATGAACTGATCTGTTTTACAGGCGACCGGTATTTCGAAGGATCCAAGTTCCTTGAGGGCGATCTTCTCGGAAAAAGTGCCAAATTCCCGGCAGGTCCTTTCCTTATTGCCTCCCGATTGGGCGTTCCTGTGGTATATGTCTATGTGATGAAGGAAAAAAATCTTCATTATCATTTATTTGCAAGGGTGGCTCAAAACGTCAAAAAGCGTGATGCACAGGGACTTTTGAATTCTTATACCCAAAATTTGGAATCTATGATTAAAAAATATCCTCTTCAATGGTTCAATTACTTCGATTTTTGGGACGATATTGATTAA
- a CDS encoding phytoene desaturase family protein translates to MKKTYDILVIGSGLGGLVSALVLAKEGLKVCVLEKNNQYGGNLQTFSRDKMIFDTGVHYLGGLSKGQNLHQFFSYLEIMDELELQKMDENGYDKITFGNDEIEYSHAQGYENFVEQLSKYFPEERENLEDYCEEIQRVCNHFPRYNVVGRDYYSEEILHLNTKRFIESITQNKKLQSVLLGSNFLYGGDSENVPFYVHALTVNSYIQSAYKCVKGGSQISKLLIRKLRQYGAEVHKHAEVSELIFDEKDTLTGVKTKAGKEYSAKQFISNIEIRSMIKLIGEERLKKSFLNRVFSWEPVSSCFSVYLVLKPHSISNFNYNIYHYTSDELVWKAHQYKEETWPETYMLSSTPSKHYPEFAESLTTISYMDFDEVKKWENTFNTIADEHERGEMYDKFKMEKAEKMIDALEKKIPDLRSFIKKIYTSSPLSYRDYIGSFEGNMYGYIKSSENPLKTMVSPRTKINNLFLTGQSVNMHGILGCTIGAFNTCAEILGKELIDERLTQLINKNKGEE, encoded by the coding sequence TTGAAAAAAACATACGACATATTGGTTATCGGCAGCGGACTGGGAGGTCTTGTTTCGGCTCTTGTTTTAGCGAAAGAAGGTCTGAAAGTCTGTGTCTTGGAGAAAAACAACCAATATGGCGGAAATCTGCAGACATTTTCACGGGACAAAATGATTTTCGATACCGGAGTTCATTATCTTGGCGGGCTTTCAAAAGGACAAAATCTTCATCAGTTCTTTTCTTATCTGGAGATCATGGATGAGCTGGAACTTCAGAAAATGGATGAAAACGGATATGACAAAATCACTTTCGGCAACGATGAAATTGAGTATTCTCACGCTCAGGGTTACGAAAATTTTGTAGAACAGCTGTCAAAATATTTTCCTGAAGAAAGAGAAAATCTGGAAGATTACTGTGAAGAGATTCAGCGGGTTTGTAACCATTTTCCGAGATATAATGTGGTCGGAAGAGACTATTACAGTGAAGAAATTCTCCATCTCAATACCAAGAGATTCATCGAATCGATTACCCAGAATAAAAAACTACAATCTGTCTTATTAGGTTCAAATTTTTTATACGGCGGGGATTCTGAAAATGTCCCGTTTTATGTGCATGCTTTGACGGTGAATTCTTACATTCAGAGTGCCTATAAATGTGTAAAAGGAGGCAGCCAGATTTCAAAATTACTGATCCGGAAGCTCCGTCAGTACGGTGCGGAAGTTCATAAACATGCTGAAGTTTCAGAATTGATTTTTGATGAAAAAGATACTTTAACGGGTGTAAAAACTAAAGCAGGAAAAGAATATTCGGCGAAACAATTTATTTCAAATATTGAAATTCGTTCGATGATTAAACTGATTGGAGAGGAAAGATTGAAAAAGTCTTTTTTGAACAGGGTGTTCAGCTGGGAACCTGTTTCATCTTGTTTCAGTGTTTATTTGGTTTTAAAACCACATTCAATTTCGAATTTTAACTATAATATTTACCATTATACATCAGATGAGCTGGTTTGGAAGGCTCATCAATACAAAGAAGAAACCTGGCCGGAAACCTATATGCTTTCTTCTACACCATCGAAGCATTATCCCGAATTTGCAGAAAGCCTCACAACGATTTCCTATATGGATTTTGATGAAGTAAAAAAATGGGAAAATACGTTCAATACAATTGCAGATGAGCATGAAAGAGGAGAAATGTATGACAAGTTTAAAATGGAAAAGGCAGAAAAAATGATTGATGCTTTGGAGAAAAAAATTCCGGATTTGAGAAGTTTCATTAAAAAAATTTATACTTCTTCGCCTTTATCTTATCGAGATTATATCGGAAGTTTTGAAGGGAATATGTACGGCTACATCAAGAGTTCTGAAAATCCTTTGAAAACAATGGTTTCTCCACGAACAAAGATTAATAATCTCTTTCTTACAGGGCAATCGGTAAACATGCACGGGATTCTGGGCTGCACGATCGGGGCTTTCAACACCTGCGCTGAAATTCTCGGGAAAGAATTGATCGATGAAAGATTAACACAACTGATTAATAAAAATAAAGGTGAAGAATAG
- a CDS encoding C45 family autoproteolytic acyltransferase/hydolase produces MKNRGQNMQLVVIQNEAERSEESKQFGIDFSFRRNDRVLILLFFSLSLILNLTSCGVRKSIRHIPEVQQYSLEIPKVNKINDSTFSFKENYLTKNKQQLWELYIKGNPLQLGYNNGALTQDLMQRQEEIFFSKVEGFVPSKFKQNLLRGFLKWYNRKMYLNVREDYQAELYGLSQYSSDKYDFIAPKYLRNLYLHGAHDIGHAMQDLMMVGCTSLAVWNENTEDGDLLIGRNFDFYVGDDFAKNKLIEFVEPEIGIPYMSVSWPGMTGVVSGMNEEGITVTINAGKSKIPLTAKTPISLVTREILQYAKNIDEAIAIAKKRKVFVSESILVGSANDKSAVIIEVSPDNFGVYKAKNTSRVFCTNHFQSDAYKDDKRNQKHIAESHSEYRYEKLQELLQENKKLNPEKMAAILRDKSGLKGDKIGLGNEKALNQLLAHHAVIFSPQKKLVWVSSNPYQLGEFVCYDLNEIFSDKRLKNGKFAKSDLNIAKDSFVDSQEFKNYEEYKKLSTKMEEGIDDKAKMFSEEFINHYQALNPDFWFVYYQAGKCYFNKKEYFKAKIQFEKALTKEITTVPDKENVEKYLKKTNKKIKN; encoded by the coding sequence GTGAAGAATAGAGGACAAAATATGCAGTTGGTTGTCATTCAGAATGAAGCAGAGCGAAGCGAAGAATCTAAACAATTTGGAATAGATTTTTCCTTCCGTCGAAATGACAGAGTTTTAATTTTACTGTTTTTCAGCCTCAGCCTTATCCTCAATCTTACCTCTTGTGGTGTAAGAAAATCCATCAGACATATTCCTGAAGTACAACAATATTCATTAGAAATTCCAAAAGTCAATAAAATCAATGACTCTACTTTTAGTTTTAAAGAAAATTATTTAACTAAAAATAAACAGCAGCTTTGGGAGCTTTATATTAAAGGAAATCCATTGCAGCTGGGCTATAATAATGGTGCTTTAACACAGGATTTAATGCAAAGACAGGAAGAAATTTTCTTTTCAAAAGTAGAAGGTTTTGTCCCATCAAAGTTTAAGCAAAATTTATTGAGAGGTTTCCTAAAATGGTACAACCGCAAAATGTACCTGAATGTCCGTGAAGATTATCAGGCAGAATTGTATGGATTATCTCAGTATTCATCGGACAAATATGATTTTATTGCCCCAAAATATCTTCGAAATTTATATTTACACGGAGCCCACGATATCGGTCACGCAATGCAGGATCTGATGATGGTTGGCTGTACTTCTCTCGCCGTTTGGAACGAAAATACGGAAGACGGGGATTTATTGATCGGGAGAAATTTTGACTTTTATGTCGGTGATGATTTCGCCAAAAATAAATTAATCGAATTTGTAGAACCGGAAATAGGAATTCCTTATATGTCAGTAAGTTGGCCGGGAATGACCGGTGTGGTTTCGGGGATGAATGAAGAAGGGATTACCGTAACAATCAACGCCGGAAAATCGAAAATTCCGTTGACGGCAAAAACGCCGATTTCTTTGGTGACGAGAGAGATTTTGCAATATGCGAAAAATATCGATGAGGCGATAGCGATTGCCAAAAAGAGAAAAGTTTTCGTTTCAGAATCGATTTTGGTGGGAAGTGCGAATGATAAAAGTGCTGTAATTATTGAAGTTTCACCGGATAATTTCGGAGTCTATAAAGCTAAAAATACAAGCCGTGTTTTTTGTACCAACCACTTTCAGTCAGATGCTTATAAAGATGATAAAAGAAATCAAAAACACATTGCAGAAAGCCATTCTGAGTACCGTTATGAAAAGCTGCAGGAGCTTTTACAGGAAAACAAAAAGCTGAATCCGGAAAAAATGGCAGCGATTTTAAGGGATAAATCAGGCTTAAAAGGTGATAAAATTGGTTTGGGAAATGAAAAGGCGCTGAATCAGTTGCTGGCACATCATGCGGTGATTTTTTCGCCTCAGAAAAAGTTGGTTTGGGTTTCTTCAAATCCTTATCAATTGGGAGAATTTGTCTGTTATGACCTGAACGAAATTTTTTCCGATAAAAGATTAAAAAACGGAAAATTTGCAAAATCAGATTTGAATATTGCGAAAGATTCTTTTGTAGATTCTCAGGAGTTTAAAAATTATGAGGAATACAAAAAATTAAGCACAAAAATGGAAGAGGGAATCGATGATAAAGCAAAAATGTTCTCGGAAGAATTTATCAATCATTATCAAGCCTTAAATCCTGATTTTTGGTTCGTATACTACCAAGCCGGGAAGTGTTATTTTAATAAAAAAGAATATTTTAAAGCAAAAATTCAATTTGAAAAAGCGCTGACGAAAGAAATTACCACGGTTCCGGATAAAGAGAATGTCGAAAAATATTTGAAGAAAACTAATAAAAAAATAAAGAATTAA
- a CDS encoding alpha/beta hydrolase: protein MKKILSLFLILTVLFSFAQDKKEAGNLFIKALFSEKNIEEAHTFFDPSVGAQISVAELKSLPEQLEGQLGKFKNIIEINNENDTYYFYSEFEKSKLDIQITFNQNNKIIGFYFIPHKIFDKADDKTALQIRSDGIQLKGTLLQPTENNQKKLVILVHGSGPQDRDETIGENKPFKDIAEYLYKNGISSYRYDKRTYSNPETFNDQSTVEQETINDAVNISNYFKNNENFKGYQIIILGHSQGAYLMPKIAEKAQVSKYIFMAGNARPLQDLLVDQFEYLHKINPSSISEKDVQDMKTKVDFLNSKKFNLNAPKSELPLEQSAAYWKYLVDYKPLEEIKSIKAPMFFAQGGMDYQVSAKDYALWKNQLKNNKLAEFKFYQPLSHLFMKTSGTPSPKDYETKGNVDEGFLTDLTQFILK from the coding sequence ATGAAGAAAATTTTAAGTCTATTTTTAATTTTAACAGTATTATTTTCATTTGCACAAGACAAAAAAGAAGCCGGAAATCTTTTCATTAAAGCATTATTTAGTGAAAAAAATATAGAAGAAGCACATACATTTTTTGATCCCTCGGTTGGGGCACAAATTTCTGTGGCAGAATTAAAATCTTTGCCGGAACAGCTTGAAGGACAATTGGGTAAGTTTAAAAATATTATTGAAATAAACAATGAAAATGACACGTATTATTTTTATTCAGAATTTGAAAAATCGAAATTAGATATCCAGATTACTTTTAATCAAAACAATAAAATCATTGGATTTTATTTTATTCCTCACAAGATTTTTGATAAAGCGGATGATAAAACTGCTTTGCAGATAAGAAGTGATGGTATTCAGTTGAAAGGAACCCTTCTGCAGCCGACAGAAAACAATCAGAAAAAATTAGTCATTTTGGTTCATGGTTCAGGACCGCAGGATCGTGATGAGACGATTGGTGAAAACAAACCATTCAAAGATATTGCAGAATACCTTTATAAAAACGGGATTTCTTCTTATCGATACGATAAAAGGACGTATTCGAATCCTGAAACTTTTAATGACCAGTCAACGGTTGAACAGGAAACGATTAATGATGCGGTAAATATTTCTAATTATTTCAAAAACAACGAAAATTTTAAAGGATATCAGATTATTATTCTGGGACACAGTCAGGGAGCTTATCTGATGCCGAAAATTGCGGAAAAAGCTCAGGTTTCAAAATATATTTTTATGGCGGGAAATGCAAGACCCCTGCAAGATCTGCTTGTTGATCAGTTTGAATATCTTCATAAAATAAATCCATCAAGTATTTCTGAGAAAGACGTTCAGGATATGAAAACGAAAGTTGATTTTCTGAATTCTAAAAAATTTAATCTGAATGCTCCAAAATCGGAACTTCCTTTAGAGCAATCAGCCGCTTATTGGAAATATTTGGTTGATTATAAACCTCTTGAAGAAATAAAATCAATCAAAGCTCCAATGTTTTTTGCGCAGGGCGGAATGGATTATCAGGTTAGTGCAAAAGATTATGCACTTTGGAAAAATCAGTTAAAAAACAATAAGTTGGCAGAATTTAAGTTTTACCAGCCTTTGAGCCATTTATTCATGAAAACATCCGGGACACCTTCTCCGAAAGATTATGAGACCAAAGGAAATGTGGATGAGGGATTTTTAACGGATCTTACCCAATTTATTTTGAAGTAA
- a CDS encoding FG-GAP-like repeat-containing protein has product MKKIFPFFVLLLNSTWVLAQLTCATAVPLSVGTITAPNVTGDAPTTACSLGTPGSKGLWYKYTPTENKTIKVTTSAAGSNNADTRLIVFTGNCTALSCLIANDDFAGNFSQVTFNAVAGTTYYIVCDNKYSSLGFNITLSEVVVVPDRLSFIPQSVSSTGSFNNCVVDMNGDYLDDIVSVISATQIMISYQQTGGGFTNVSYTVPTTIITPSWSIAAGDYDNNGFNDLVYGSGSGIAFLKANSDGTAYTSDRKQQSFLVQRTNFIDINNDGKLDAFICDDNAPNRYYLNDGTNMNHNQGGLGDFPSGGNYGSIWIDYDNDGDMDLYIAKCSGGGSGPGGNIDELHRNNGNGTFTNVAATANMANPTQTWSAAWGDFNNDGWMDAVVGINSTSNGLSKVMKNNGDGTFTDKSAGSGYDTTNALSREYVAHDFDNDGFLDVLGAGNTIMFGNGDFTFVPNPTAYNLSYYDRPIGDLNNDGFLDIQNGNTVMMNAGNTNKWLKVTLKGTQSNRNGIGARVEIYGAWGKQIRDIQSGTGFGNMSTLNAHFGIGQATAITKVIVKWPSGIVDVINNVTPNTTLNVVEGTFLDTKEVQTSQETFTIYPNPTHDIISFKTTNDFIPVDAKVYEMSGRMVLQTKVERNSISIKQLNTGNYLLIVMDKNGKTYSQKVTKK; this is encoded by the coding sequence ATGAAAAAAATATTCCCCTTTTTTGTTTTATTATTGAATAGCACATGGGTACTTGCACAGCTCACATGTGCTACAGCTGTTCCCCTCAGTGTGGGAACCATTACCGCTCCTAATGTTACAGGAGATGCACCGACAACCGCCTGCTCTTTAGGCACGCCGGGATCAAAAGGCTTATGGTATAAATATACTCCAACAGAGAATAAGACGATTAAAGTTACCACTTCAGCGGCAGGATCAAATAATGCAGATACACGATTGATCGTATTTACCGGAAACTGTACAGCATTGAGCTGCCTTATTGCCAATGACGATTTTGCAGGAAATTTTTCTCAGGTAACCTTTAATGCCGTGGCCGGAACGACTTATTATATTGTATGTGATAATAAATATTCTTCTTTAGGATTTAATATTACACTTTCTGAAGTGGTTGTTGTGCCGGATCGCTTATCTTTCATTCCGCAATCGGTGTCCAGTACAGGATCTTTTAATAATTGTGTGGTGGATATGAACGGAGATTATCTCGATGATATTGTTTCCGTGATAAGTGCGACTCAAATAATGATTTCTTATCAACAAACCGGCGGTGGATTTACCAATGTAAGCTATACAGTTCCTACGACTATAATCACTCCGTCATGGAGCATTGCGGCAGGAGATTATGACAATAATGGCTTTAATGATCTTGTGTACGGTTCGGGAAGCGGAATAGCTTTTTTAAAGGCCAATTCAGACGGAACGGCTTATACTTCAGACAGAAAACAGCAATCTTTTTTAGTTCAGAGAACCAATTTTATTGATATTAATAATGACGGAAAATTAGATGCATTCATTTGTGATGATAATGCTCCGAACAGATATTATTTAAATGATGGCACGAATATGAACCATAATCAGGGCGGATTGGGAGATTTTCCTTCCGGCGGAAATTACGGTTCTATATGGATCGACTATGATAACGATGGAGATATGGATCTCTATATCGCAAAATGCAGTGGAGGAGGTTCAGGACCTGGTGGAAATATTGATGAACTGCACAGAAATAACGGAAACGGAACATTTACAAACGTTGCAGCTACAGCAAATATGGCGAATCCTACTCAGACATGGTCTGCAGCATGGGGAGATTTTAATAATGACGGATGGATGGATGCCGTGGTGGGAATTAATTCCACAAGCAATGGTTTAAGCAAAGTAATGAAGAATAACGGGGACGGAACATTTACGGATAAATCTGCAGGTTCAGGTTATGACACGACCAATGCTTTAAGCAGGGAATATGTTGCCCACGATTTTGATAATGATGGATTTTTGGATGTTTTAGGAGCCGGAAATACGATAATGTTCGGAAATGGAGATTTTACATTTGTTCCCAATCCAACGGCTTATAATCTAAGTTATTACGATCGTCCGATCGGAGATTTGAACAACGATGGATTCCTAGACATTCAGAATGGGAATACTGTAATGATGAATGCCGGAAATACGAATAAATGGCTGAAAGTAACCTTAAAAGGTACACAAAGCAACAGAAACGGAATCGGAGCCAGAGTGGAGATCTATGGAGCATGGGGAAAACAGATCCGTGATATCCAGAGTGGAACAGGATTCGGAAATATGAGCACATTGAATGCACATTTCGGAATTGGTCAGGCTACAGCGATCACAAAGGTTATCGTAAAATGGCCTTCAGGAATTGTTGATGTGATTAATAATGTAACCCCAAATACAACACTGAACGTCGTAGAAGGAACATTCTTAGATACCAAAGAAGTTCAGACGTCCCAGGAAACCTTCACGATTTATCCGAATCCGACGCATGATATCATCAGCTTTAAAACTACAAATGACTTTATTCCGGTAGATGCCAAAGTCTACGAAATGAGCGGAAGAATGGTGTTACAAACAAAAGTTGAACGAAATTCAATCTCTATCAAACAGCTGAATACAGGTAATTATTTACTGATTGTAATGGATAAAAACGGTAAAACGTATTCACAGAAAGTGACTAAGAAATAA
- a CDS encoding DUF2062 domain-containing protein — protein sequence MTLPEVQNAISEKKICVLIPTYNNEKTLQRVIDGVLDYTENIIVVNDGSTDSTPKILNHYSQINVINLPENKGKGNALKLGFRKAKELGFHYAITIDSDGQHYPDDIPVFVEALLSEKQDILLIGNRNMSQDGIPKKSSFGNRFSNFWFWFETGIKLEDTQSGYRLYPLHKIPKKYFTPKFEFEIEIIVRTAWRHIPVKNVPIKVLYDPAERVSHFRPFKDFTRISILNTILVTITLFYIIPRNFVNNFKKKSIRKFIKEDVLESDGTNRTKAFSIALGVFIGLSPFWGFQTLIVISLAVLFKLNKVLAFVASNVSLPPFIPFIIAASLFLGAPFVHGESNILNQELNFELVKNNLLQYVIGSAILATTISVISGIATFLFLSKVSPENN from the coding sequence ATGACCCTGCCTGAAGTCCAAAACGCAATTTCTGAAAAGAAAATCTGTGTTTTAATTCCCACTTACAACAATGAAAAAACGCTGCAAAGAGTGATCGACGGTGTATTAGACTACACTGAAAATATTATTGTTGTGAATGACGGATCTACCGACTCCACTCCGAAAATTTTAAACCATTATTCTCAAATCAATGTAATTAATTTACCGGAGAACAAAGGAAAGGGCAATGCACTTAAACTAGGCTTCAGGAAGGCAAAAGAATTAGGTTTTCATTATGCAATCACCATCGATTCCGACGGACAGCATTATCCTGATGACATTCCTGTTTTTGTGGAAGCATTACTGAGCGAAAAACAAGATATTTTACTCATCGGAAACCGAAATATGTCTCAGGACGGGATCCCTAAGAAAAGCAGTTTCGGAAACCGTTTTTCCAACTTTTGGTTCTGGTTTGAAACAGGAATTAAATTAGAAGATACCCAATCCGGCTACAGATTATATCCTTTACATAAAATTCCGAAAAAATATTTTACACCAAAATTCGAGTTTGAGATTGAAATTATTGTAAGAACCGCGTGGAGACACATTCCTGTAAAAAATGTTCCTATCAAAGTTTTGTATGATCCGGCGGAAAGGGTTTCCCATTTCAGGCCTTTCAAGGATTTTACGAGGATCAGTATTCTGAATACAATTTTGGTAACGATTACTTTATTTTATATTATTCCGAGGAATTTCGTGAATAATTTCAAAAAAAAAAGTATTAGAAAATTCATAAAAGAAGATGTCTTGGAAAGTGACGGAACCAACCGTACAAAAGCTTTTTCCATTGCATTGGGTGTATTCATCGGTCTATCTCCTTTTTGGGGATTTCAAACTTTAATTGTCATTTCTCTGGCAGTACTTTTTAAGCTGAATAAAGTGTTGGCTTTTGTAGCATCAAATGTCAGTTTACCACCGTTTATCCCGTTTATTATTGCGGCTTCATTGTTTTTGGGAGCGCCATTTGTACATGGTGAGAGCAATATTTTAAACCAGGAATTGAATTTCGAACTGGTAAAAAACAATCTTCTTCAATACGTGATCGGAAGCGCGATTTTAGCAACGACAATATCTGTCATTTCAGGAATTGCCACTTTTCTTTTCCTGAGTAAAGTAAGCCCGGAAAATAATTAA
- a CDS encoding 3-hydroxyacyl-ACP dehydratase, with the protein MQTILTDFYTLESYEQAENGSFTANISLNKNHEIFKGHFPGNPVTPGVCMMQIVKELTEEFTGLKLFLKTASNVKFMAIINPFETPDLKLQLDINQTEEEIKVKNTTYFGETIALKMSVNYQKLTS; encoded by the coding sequence ATGCAGACCATTCTTACAGACTTTTATACTTTAGAATCATACGAACAGGCAGAAAACGGAAGCTTCACTGCAAATATTTCTTTAAATAAAAATCATGAAATTTTCAAGGGACATTTTCCCGGAAATCCGGTGACTCCAGGGGTTTGTATGATGCAGATCGTAAAAGAACTGACGGAAGAATTCACAGGGTTAAAATTATTCTTAAAAACAGCTTCAAATGTGAAATTTATGGCAATCATTAATCCGTTTGAAACCCCTGATTTGAAGCTCCAGTTGGACATCAACCAGACCGAAGAAGAAATAAAAGTGAAGAACACCACCTATTTTGGCGAAACTATTGCATTAAAAATGTCAGTAAACTATCAAAAATTGACATCATGA
- a CDS encoding outer membrane beta-barrel protein, translating to MKKFTFLLIALISSFSFAQITFTPGIRGGVNFAKFTETDGGIYNWFEASDEYWADQEKVRTSYITDFYVGAFGTIRFSKLYALQPEINYSRQGTIMKTSKQEIKSELSYISLQAVNKFYLNKFNLHAGLSIDILISDKNFDPYNKNTTDLGILVGAGYDITKNFGIEARFKKGMISQIKTTSEDHTNLLFQTGVYYTFNMKK from the coding sequence ATGAAAAAATTTACCTTTTTGTTAATTGCACTCATTTCAAGTTTTTCTTTTGCGCAAATTACTTTCACTCCGGGAATCAGAGGTGGAGTTAATTTTGCAAAATTCACAGAAACCGACGGGGGAATTTACAATTGGTTTGAGGCCAGTGATGAATATTGGGCAGATCAAGAAAAAGTGCGAACGAGCTATATTACAGATTTTTATGTGGGCGCATTTGGAACTATCCGATTTTCTAAACTCTATGCTTTACAGCCGGAAATCAATTATTCGCGACAGGGAACGATTATGAAAACCAGCAAGCAGGAAATAAAATCCGAATTATCTTATATTTCGCTTCAGGCTGTCAATAAATTTTATTTAAATAAATTCAATCTGCATGCAGGATTGAGCATAGATATTTTGATCAGTGACAAAAATTTTGATCCATATAATAAAAACACCACCGATCTTGGGATTTTAGTGGGAGCCGGTTATGATATTACCAAAAATTTTGGTATTGAGGCAAGATTTAAAAAAGGAATGATTTCACAAATAAAAACGACAAGTGAAGATCATACCAATTTACTTTTTCAGACAGGAGTTTATTATACATTTAACATGAAAAAATAA
- a CDS encoding LolA family protein gives MIKNIAFGAFLLVSGFFFAQNTAMSGAEAKAFVTKVSSETKQIKTLQSDFTQTKKMDFLDKNIVTYGRMSLKSPNMLSWKYTKPYQYSIVFKDNKIFINDQGKKSSVDAKSKTFEKINKLIVGSSNGQMFNDPEFSVTYLKNANYNIAKFTPKSAQLLKYIKQIELHFPKNQSTVSQVNMTEASGDTTNIVFKNTKINAPVSASEFSL, from the coding sequence ATGATTAAAAATATTGCTTTTGGAGCATTTTTATTAGTTTCCGGCTTCTTTTTTGCACAAAATACAGCAATGTCGGGCGCTGAAGCAAAAGCATTCGTCACTAAAGTTTCCTCGGAAACCAAACAGATCAAAACATTACAGAGCGATTTTACCCAAACCAAGAAAATGGACTTTTTGGATAAAAATATTGTAACGTACGGAAGAATGTCTTTAAAATCTCCGAATATGCTGAGCTGGAAGTATACGAAGCCTTATCAGTACAGTATTGTTTTTAAGGATAATAAAATTTTCATCAATGATCAGGGGAAAAAATCTTCTGTGGATGCGAAGAGCAAAACGTTTGAGAAAATCAATAAGTTAATCGTCGGAAGTTCCAATGGGCAGATGTTCAACGATCCGGAATTTTCTGTAACCTATTTGAAAAATGCCAATTATAACATTGCAAAATTTACTCCGAAATCCGCTCAATTGCTGAAATATATTAAGCAGATCGAACTGCATTTTCCTAAAAACCAATCGACGGTTTCACAGGTGAATATGACGGAAGCTTCGGGAGATACTACGAATATTGTTTTCAAAAACACAAAGATCAATGCGCCGGTTTCTGCTTCAGAGTTTTCTTTATAG